One window of the Zea mays cultivar B73 chromosome 3, Zm-B73-REFERENCE-NAM-5.0, whole genome shotgun sequence genome contains the following:
- the LOC100382691 gene encoding cytochrome P450-like protein isoform X1 — MMDLADSQQQRLIAGAALLVATVAFFRFLLRSRSGGKRLPPTIPGAPVVGGLVKFMRGPIPMIREQYARLGSVFTVPIISRKITFLVGPEVSAHFFKGNEAEMSQQEVYRFNVPTFGPGVVFDVDYSIRQEQFRFFTEALRANKLRSYVDQMVVEAEEYFSKWGESGTVDLKYELEHLIILTASRCLLGREVREKLFDDVSALFHDLDNGMQPISVLFPYLPIPAHKRRDRARARLAEIFATIIKSRKASGQSEEDMLQCFIDSKYKNGRPTTEGEVTGLLIAALFAGQHTSSITSTWTGAYMLRFKQYFAEAVEEQKDIMRRHGDKIDHDILAEMDVLYRCIKEALRLHPPLIMLLRQSHSDFTVTTKEGKEYDIPKGHIVATSPSFANRLPHIYKNPDSYDPDRFGPGREEDKAAGAFSYISFGGGRHGCLGEPFAYLQIKAIWTHLLRNFEFELVSPFPENDWNAMVVGIKGEVMVNYKRRKLAVDN, encoded by the exons ATGATGGATCTCGCCGACAGCCAGCAACAGCGGCTCATCGCCGGCGCGGCTCTGCTGGTCGCCACCGTCGCCTTCTTCAGGTTCCTCCTGCGCTCTCGCTCCGGGGGCAAGCGCCTGCCGCCCACCATCCCGGGGGCGCCGGTGGTCGGCGGCCTCGTCAAGTTCATGCGCGGGCCTATCCCGATGATCCGGGAGCAGTACGCCCGCCTCGGCAGCGTCTTCACCGTccccatcatcagccgcaagatcACGTTCCTCGTCGGGCCCGAGGTGTCCGCGCACTTCTTCAAGGGCAACGAGGCCGAGATGAGCCAGCAGGAGGTGTACAGGTTCAACGTGCCCACCTTCGGCCCCGGGGTCGTCTTTGACGTCGACTACTCCATCAGGCAGGAGCAGTTCAGGTTCTTCACCGAGGCGCTCCGGGCCAATAAGCTGCGCAGCTATGTCGACCAGATGGTTGTTGAGGCTGAG GAGTACTTCTCAAAGTGGGGAGAAAGTGGCACTGTTGATTTGAAGTACGAGTTGGAGCACCTCATCATACTGACAGCTAGCCGGTGCTTGCTGGGAAGGGAGGTGCGAGAAAAGCTGTTCGACGATGTTTCTGCTCTCTTCCATGACCTTGACAACGGGATGCAGCCAATCAGTGTCCTCTTCCCGTACCTCCCAATCCCTGCGCATAAGCGCCGTGACAGGGCACGGGCACGTTTGGCAGAAATCTTTGCCACCATCATCAAGTCCCGCAAGGCCTCTGGACAGTCTGAGGAAGACATGCTGCAGTGCTTCATTGATTCCAAGTACAAGAATGGGCGCCCCACCACCGAGGGTGAGGTAACCGGGCTACTTATCGCAGCGCTCTTTGCTGGACAGCATACCAGCTCAATCACCTCAACCTGGACTGGAGCGTACATGCTTCGCTTCAAGCAGTACTTTGCAGAAGCCGTAGAGGAGCAGAAGGATATCATGAGACGGCATGGCGACAAGATCGATCATGACATCCTGGCAGAGATGGATGTCCTCTACCGGTGCATCAAGGAGGCCCTTCGTCTCCACCCGCCGCTGATTATGTTGCTTCGCCAATCACACAGTGACTTCACCGTGACAACAAAGGAAGGCAAAGAGTACGACATCCCCAAGGGCCACATCGTCGCGACATCGCCATCCTTTGCCAACAGGCTGCCCCACATCTACAAGAACCCTGACTCGTATGACCCTGATCGGTTCGGTCCTGGAAGGGAGGAGGACAAGGCTGCAGGCGCCTTCTCATACATCTCCTTCGGTGGCGGCAGGCATGGGTGCCTCGGTGAGCCCTTCGCCTACCTGCAGATCAAGGCAATCTGGACGCACCTACTGAGGAACTTTGAGTTCGAGCTGGTATCGCCATTCCCAGAGAACGACTGGAACGCCATGGTGGTTGGCATCAAGGGCGAGGTGATGGTTAACTACAAGAGGCGGAAGCTTGCCGTGGACAACTAA